The sequence ATCGCTAAGTGTCCGTACGGTCACGCGTCTTTGTCACCGGCTCGGCGGGGTGGTCGACTGGCGGGACGTGGTACCGGGCGTCGGGTCCCCCAGTCTTCGAGGAGAGCATTTGTGAATGGGCTGCATCTTCCCCAACGCGTCCGGCACCATGCCGCCGAACGCCCCGACGCGCCGGCGGTGACGTGGGGAAACACCACCCTCACGTTCGCGGAGTTCGACCGGCGGACGACTCGTATCGCGTCAGCGCTGTCGTCGTTGGCATCCGGTTCCGGTGCACGTGTCGGGGCGTTGCTGCGGATGCGCCTCGAGGGTGCGGAGTGCTTCGTCGCCGCCGCCAAGTCCGGGCTCGTGTTCGTGCCGCTGAACTGGCGCCTGCCCGCCGCCGAGGCTGCGGCGATCGCCGTCGACGCGGCGCTCGAGGTGCTGATCGTCGAGGCCGAGTTCGCGAAGACGGCCGAAGCAGTACGCGAAGCGCTTCCCGGTCTGGTCGTCGTACTCGTCGACGACGTGTCGGAGAGAATCCTGCCGGGGGTGTGGACGTGGGATCGGCTCGCCGCTTCGGGCAGCGACACCGACCCGGGACTGGGCGACGATCCGGACGCGGAGTTGCTTCAGCTGTATACGTCGGGCACCACCGGCGCACCCAAAGGCGTGGTCGCGACGCACCGCAATCTCCACAACGAGCCCGAGGCGCTGCGGATCTACCGGTGGCGCACCGACTCGGTGGCCCTCGACGCCCTGCCGTTGTTCCACATCGCCGGGGCAGGGTGGCTGAGCACCAGCCTGTCCGCGGGAGTGCACGTGGTTCTCCTCGACGCCTTCGACGCGGGCCACGTCGCCGAACTCGTCGAACGGCACCGCATCACCCATGCGTTCCTGGTTCCCTCGGCGATCCAGATGCTGCTGGACCTACCGGGGCTCGGCGAGCGCGACCTGTCCAGTCTCCAACTGATCGCCTATGGTTCGGCGCCGATCACTCCCACCCTGTTGCGCCGCGCCCTCGACCGGTTCGGCTGCGCCTTCGTGCAGCGGTACGGGATGACGGAGACGACGGGATCGGTCACGGCACTCACCGCCGAGGACCACGATCCGGCCGGTGACCGTGCCTACCTGCTGCGCTCCGCCGGCACGCCGATGCCGGGCGTAGAGCTGGCGATCCGGGACATCGCCACCGGCGCCGATCTCCCTGCCGGGGTGTCCGGCGAAATCGTCTGCCGCTCGCGCAACAACGTCGCAGGTTATTGGCACCGACCGGACGAGACAGCGCGACTCTTCGCTCCCGACGGTTTCTTGCGCACCGGCGACATCGGGCATCTCGACGCCGACGGATATCTGTTCGTCACCGACCGGGTGAAAGACATGATCATCACCGGGGGTGAGAACGTGTATCCGATCGAGGTGGAGTCGGTGCTGGCCGAGCATCCCGCGGTGGCGGAGGTCGCCGTGATCGGTGTTCCCGACCGGACGTGGGGTGAAGCCGTCACCGCCGTGATCCGGGTGGCCGACGGCGCCGACCCGACCGTCGCCGAACTTCTCGACTTCAGCGCCGGGCGGCTCGCGTCGTACAAGAAACCGCGGCACATTCGATTCGTGACGGCGCTGCCACGCAACGCCGGCGGCAAGGTCCTCAAGCGCGCGTTACGCGAAAACCTCAGTGCGGCGGAGGGGGTGCCGTCGTGATCGTCACCGAAGAGGTCGGCACCGTTCAGCGCGAGGCGTGGGCCCGCGGGGTGCTGCCACCGGTCGAGAGCGTGCGCCCGGGGTTGTGGTCGATTCCGGTGCCGATGCCCCGAAACCCGTTGCGCTACGTGCTGATCTACGCACTGGCGCTCCCCGACGGACTCGCGCTGATCGACGTCGGCTGGGACTCCGAGGAGTCATGGCTGGCTCTCTGCGACGGTATCGCACAGACGGGGCACCACGTCACCGACGTCCGGTATGCCGCCGTCACCCATCTGCACCCCGATCACTTCGGTCTCGCACCGCGGCTGCGGGAGATGAGCGGCGCCGCCCTCGCGATGCACGCTGCGGACGCTACACTTCTCGGCCACCGCACCCCGGACGACGAGACCGCCGACGAACGGACGTGGGAAATACAGCTCGACCGGCTCGGTGCACCTGCCGGGGTTCGCGCCGCCGCCCGTGTCGATCTGGTCCGATTCGGCCCCGGCGAGTACATCGACGTGGTGCTCGACGACAGCGTTTCGCTGAACCTGCCCGGCTGGGATCTGCGGGCGGTCTGGACACCGGGCCACACTCCTGGCCATCTGACCTTCGTGGACGAACGCCACGGACTGCTGTTCAGTGGCGACCACATGCTGCCCCGCATCAGTCCCAACATCTCCACAATCCCCGGCGAGCTGGACAACCCGTTGCACCGTTACCTGCTCTCGCTGCACACCACCACCACCATGCCGGACGGACTGGTGCTACCCGCCCACGAGTACCGCTTCCGCGGCATCGCCGACCGGGCGCAGCAGCTGATGAGTCACCACGAGGAGCGGTTCACGGAAATTGTCGCCGCCCTCCGCGACCGCCCCGAGTCGACGGCGTGGGAGATCTCGACGAACGTGTCGTGGTCGCGCCCGTTCGATTCAATGTCCGACCGTCTCCTGCGTCTCGCGGTTCGCGAAACGCATGCCCACCTGCTGGTACTCGCCGGCCGCGGACACATCCGCTCGCTCGGCGGCCATCCGGAACGCTGGTCACTTCCCATCACCCCGACACCGTAGAAGGACACCCATGAAGGTGGTTCTCACCGATTTCGCCGATGGCGTCGCCGTCATCACCCTCAACCGCCCGGAAGCGAAGAACGCCGTCGACCTCGAGGTGGCCAAGGCCCTCGCCGCCGCCGTCGACGAGTTCGAAGCGCGCCCCGACCTCACCATCGCCATTCTCACCGGCGCCGGCGGGACATTTTGCGCCGGAATGGATCTCAAGGCCTTCTCCCGCGGCGAACGCCCGTCACTGCCGGGGCGGGGCTTCGGCGGGCTCACCGAGGCCCCACCGACGAAGCCACTGATCGCCGCCGTGGAGGGTTGGGCTCTGGCCGGCGGGTGCGAGCTGGCGTTGTCGGCCGACATCATCGTCGCGGCGAGGGACGCCAAGTTCGGAATTCCCGAGGTGAAGCGCGGATTGGCCGCAGCCGCAGGCGGTTTGCTGCGGCTACCCAAGGTGCTGCCCTACCCGATCGCCATGGAGATGGCGATCACCGGCGACCCGCTCACAGCGGAAACGGCCCACGCGCACGGCCTCGTCAACCACCTCACCGAACCCGGCGAGGCACTTTCCACCGCACGCGCGCTCGCCGCGCGCGTCGCCGCCAACGGTCCCCTCGCGGTCCGGGCCACCAAGCAGGTCGTTGCGATGGCTGCCCGATACACCGACCCCGACGCGTTTGCCGCGCAGCGGCAGTACCTCGACCCGGTGTTCGCATCCGAGGATGCGCAGGAAGGTGCGCGTGCATTCGCCGAGAAGCGCTCACCCGTGTGGTCCGGCCGATGAGCGGGGACACGGTATCGGTGACCCGCGACGGCGCTGTGGCCACCGTGACTCTGAATCGGCCCGCCCGCATGAACGCGCTGACCCTGGACGCGTTCGTCGAGTTCGAGGACGCTCTGCGTGTGCTCGAAGCGGAGCGTGACATCCGTGCGGTCATCGTCACCGGTGCCGGCGGCAACTTCTGCACGGGCGCCGACGTCGAACGACGGACTGGACAGCATCCTCTCGACCGGATGCGGACGATCAATTCCGTCGCCGCGACCCTTGCCGAATTTCCGAAGCCGGTGATCGCCCAGGTGGAGGGTTACGCCGTGGGTGCCGGGTGGAATCTCGCCCTGCTCTGCGACCTCGTGGTGGCCTCCACCACCGCGAAGTTCAGTCAGATCTTCGCGAAACGGGGACTGTCGGTCGACTTCGGCGGGTCGTGGGTGCTTCCCCGGCTCGTGGGGTTACACCAGGCCAAGCGCCTGGTGATGCTCGCCGACATGGTCGACGCCGCCGAGGCCCACGCTCTCGGACTGGTATCGGTGCTCGCCGAACCCTCCGAGCTGCGGACGGTGACGCAGGACCTCGCGCGCCGGCTCGCCGCCGGACCGCCCGTCGCGGTGACGCAATCGGCCCGGTTGCTCGAACAGGGGTCGTCCTCGTCGCTGCGCGAGGCGCTGGACAACGAGGCGCGAGCGCAGGCCGTCAACTTCGCAACCGATGCGCCGGACGCCTTCCGGGCGTTCGCCCTGAAACGCCCTCCCGCGTTCACCGGCGAATGGGTAGTGCCGGGCGCGACCACGGCTTCCGTACGATGACCGGGTGGACCTGCATCTCGTCACCTA comes from Rhodococcus oxybenzonivorans and encodes:
- a CDS encoding MBL fold metallo-hydrolase, with the translated sequence MIVTEEVGTVQREAWARGVLPPVESVRPGLWSIPVPMPRNPLRYVLIYALALPDGLALIDVGWDSEESWLALCDGIAQTGHHVTDVRYAAVTHLHPDHFGLAPRLREMSGAALAMHAADATLLGHRTPDDETADERTWEIQLDRLGAPAGVRAAARVDLVRFGPGEYIDVVLDDSVSLNLPGWDLRAVWTPGHTPGHLTFVDERHGLLFSGDHMLPRISPNISTIPGELDNPLHRYLLSLHTTTTMPDGLVLPAHEYRFRGIADRAQQLMSHHEERFTEIVAALRDRPESTAWEISTNVSWSRPFDSMSDRLLRLAVRETHAHLLVLAGRGHIRSLGGHPERWSLPITPTP
- a CDS encoding enoyl-CoA hydratase/isomerase family protein produces the protein MSGDTVSVTRDGAVATVTLNRPARMNALTLDAFVEFEDALRVLEAERDIRAVIVTGAGGNFCTGADVERRTGQHPLDRMRTINSVAATLAEFPKPVIAQVEGYAVGAGWNLALLCDLVVASTTAKFSQIFAKRGLSVDFGGSWVLPRLVGLHQAKRLVMLADMVDAAEAHALGLVSVLAEPSELRTVTQDLARRLAAGPPVAVTQSARLLEQGSSSSLREALDNEARAQAVNFATDAPDAFRAFALKRPPAFTGEWVVPGATTASVR
- a CDS encoding crotonase/enoyl-CoA hydratase family protein; this encodes MKVVLTDFADGVAVITLNRPEAKNAVDLEVAKALAAAVDEFEARPDLTIAILTGAGGTFCAGMDLKAFSRGERPSLPGRGFGGLTEAPPTKPLIAAVEGWALAGGCELALSADIIVAARDAKFGIPEVKRGLAAAAGGLLRLPKVLPYPIAMEMAITGDPLTAETAHAHGLVNHLTEPGEALSTARALAARVAANGPLAVRATKQVVAMAARYTDPDAFAAQRQYLDPVFASEDAQEGARAFAEKRSPVWSGR
- a CDS encoding long-chain-fatty-acid--CoA ligase yields the protein MNGLHLPQRVRHHAAERPDAPAVTWGNTTLTFAEFDRRTTRIASALSSLASGSGARVGALLRMRLEGAECFVAAAKSGLVFVPLNWRLPAAEAAAIAVDAALEVLIVEAEFAKTAEAVREALPGLVVVLVDDVSERILPGVWTWDRLAASGSDTDPGLGDDPDAELLQLYTSGTTGAPKGVVATHRNLHNEPEALRIYRWRTDSVALDALPLFHIAGAGWLSTSLSAGVHVVLLDAFDAGHVAELVERHRITHAFLVPSAIQMLLDLPGLGERDLSSLQLIAYGSAPITPTLLRRALDRFGCAFVQRYGMTETTGSVTALTAEDHDPAGDRAYLLRSAGTPMPGVELAIRDIATGADLPAGVSGEIVCRSRNNVAGYWHRPDETARLFAPDGFLRTGDIGHLDADGYLFVTDRVKDMIITGGENVYPIEVESVLAEHPAVAEVAVIGVPDRTWGEAVTAVIRVADGADPTVAELLDFSAGRLASYKKPRHIRFVTALPRNAGGKVLKRALRENLSAAEGVPS